The DNA segment GTTCGCCCCACCCTCGAAGGGGAGGCGGATCAGCACGCCGATCGCGTTCTCCCGGCCGGCACCCTCCATGCCGGCGGCCATGATCCCGGGCCCCGCGCCGGTGACCACCATCCAGCCGCGGTCCGCAAGGGCGGCGGCCAGCTGTGAGGTCTGGGCGTAGAGCGGGTCCTCGGGGCGCGTCCGGGCCGACCCGAAGATCGTCACCTTGGACACATCGCGGTACGGGGAGAACATGAGGAACGCCTCGCGCATCTCCTTGAGCGCGGCGTTGGTGATCTTGAGGTCGAGACGGTCCGGGGCGTCGTCGACGAGGCGGACCGCGGACGCCAGGATCTCGAAGATCAGGTCACGGTCTCTGGTGGCGCCGGCCGTGTCGAGGAGCTCGACGAGGAGGGCGTCGAGGTCGTCGTCTCCGGTCCGGTGGGCGGGGAGTCGTCGCGTCATGGTCGTCACAGGGTGTCACGCCGACGCCTGGTCGGGCGCCAGGCCGTAGCCTCTGGCCGGTGGAGCGCTCCTGCCGCCGCTGTGGTGCCACCGGGGAGGCACCCGACGACGGCCTGCCCACGGGCTGGGCGATGAGCTCCGAGGGAGGTCGGACCACCTTCCTCTGCATGCGCTGCACCCGGGCCAACCTCCGCGACATCGAGGCCCGGCTCTCCGAGGAGTGGTGGGAGGCTCACGGGTCCTGACCCCGAGCGGGGCCTTCCCACCTCCTCCGTCGGCGGGCCCCTCCCCTCGGGGCCACCCGCTCGCGCGCCGGAAGGGGCCTCGGCCTCCGGCCGAGCCGACTGGTGGGGGGCTCACGGGTCCTGACCCCGGGCGGCACCCTCAGATCACCAGGGGGACCCGCCCGTAGAGGGTCGTGCGCTGCTCGAGTCGGCGCCCGACTGGCGCCACCCACTCCTCGAACGTGGCCTGCGTCATCCGCTGGCCGTGGGTGGCACCTGCTGCACGTGAGATGTTCTCGTCCATCAGGGTCCCGCCCATGTCGTTGACGCCGGCTCGCAGGGCCTGGCGCACCCCGTCCCGGCCCATCTTCACCCACGACACCTGGATGTTGTCGACCCAGCCGGCGTAGGCGATGCGTCCCACGGCGTGCATCAGCAGCGACTCCCGGAACGTCGGACCTCGACGGCTCTTGCGCTGGAGGTACATCGGGGCCGCCATGTGCACGAAGGGCAGCGGCACGAACTCGGTGAAGCCGCCGGTCTCCTTCTGGAGCGCTCGTGTGCGGATGAGGTGCCGTGCCCAGTGGTGGGGCCGCTCGATGGAACCGAACATGATCGTGATGTTGGAGCGCAGACCGACCGAGTGGGCGGTGCGGTGGGCGTCGAGCCACTCCTCGGTGTCGACCTTGTCGGAGCACAGCTCGGCGCGCACCTCGTCGTCGAGGATCTCGGCGGCCGTGCCGGGGAGGGTGTTGAGCCCGGCCGACATCAGACGGCGGAGGTAGTCGGCCAGGGGCTCGCCGAGGCGCTTGGCGCCCTCGGTGACCTCGAGGGCGGTGAACCCGTGGATGTGGATGCCTGGTGCGACGTCGGCGACCGCCCGGGTCACGTCGATGTAGTAGTCGCCGTCGAAGTCCGGGTGGATTCCCCCTTGGAGGCAGACCTCGGTCGCACCCTCCTGGACCGCCTCGATGACCCGTCCCTGGATGTCCTCGAGGGTGAGGAGGTAGGGGTTGCCCCGCAGGTTCAGGGAGAGCGGACCTTTGGAGAAGGCGCAGAAGCGGCACTTGAAGGTGCAGACGTTGGTGTAGTTGATGTTCCGGTTGGCCACCCACGTGACGGCGTCGCCGACGGCGCGCTGCCGGAGCTCGTCGGCCACCTCGGCAACGGCCCCGATCTCGGTGCCGCGAGCCGAGAAGAGGGTGACGATCTCGTCTTCACCGACCTCGGCGCCGGCACGAACCCCAGCCAGCACCTCGGCCACGGCCCCACCGGCTCGAGGGGTGCCGACCAGGATCATGGGTGGTGGGGTGTCGCCGCCCGCCGACCAGGCACTGTCGCGGCCGAGGCCCTCGGCATCGGAGCGGTCCATCACCGGGAAGCGCAGGGCGGGGTCGAGCCAGCGCTGCGGGTCGCGCACGTGCTCGGGGTAGACGGTGAGCCGCGGCGCCAGGACCTTGCCCCGTGCCTCGGTGGCGACGGCGAGGCGCTCGATGGCGGGCCACGGCCGCTCCGGGTTGACGTGATCGGGGGTGACGGGGGAGACGCCGCCCCAGTCGTCGATGCCGGCGTCGAGCAACCGGCCGAAGTCGTCGCTCAGGTTCGGTGGCGCCTGGAGGTGGACCTCGGGTGGGAGCAGCAGACGGGCGACCGCGACCGACCAGAGGTACTCGTCTTCGGGGCACGGCTCGGCGGTGTGCATCGCGGTGCCCGCCTTCGGGAGGAAGTTCTGGACGATCACCTCCTGCACGTGACCGTGGCGACGGTGCGAGGCGACGATGGCCTCGAGTGCTTCGATGCGGTCCTCCCGGCTCTCACCGATGCCGACGAGGATCCCGGTGGTGAAGGGGATCGCCAGCTCACCGGCGGCCTCCAAGGTCGCCAGGCGGCGGGCCGGCTCCTTGTCGGGGGAGCCCCGGTGGGCCGCGAGGTCAGGGTTGAGCGACTCGAGCATCATCCCCTGGGATGCCGACACCGGCCGCAGGCGTGCGAGCTCGTCGATCCCGAGGGCACCTGCGTTGGCGTGGGGGAGCAGGCCGGTCTCCTCCAGGACGAGGCGACACATGGCGACGAGGTGGTCAACGGTGGAGTCGTGACCGTTCGCCGCCAGCCACTCGGCGGCCGCGGGGTACCGGAGCTCCGGGCGCTCCCCGAGGGTGAACAGCGCCTCGTGGCAGCCCGCCGCCGCGCCCGCTCGGGCGATGTCGAGCACCTCGTCGGACGACAGGTAGGGCGCCGTCACCCGCGCGGGGGGCTGGGCGAAGGTGCAGTAGCCGCAGCGGTCCCGGCAGAGGTGGGTCAGGGGGATGAAGACCTTGGGGGAGTATGTGACTCGGGTGCCATGGGCTCGGTCGCGGATCGATGCGGCCTCGGCCAGGAGGGCGTCGAGGGGTGCGGTGATGAGGTCGATCGGGGGCACGGTGGGGGCTCCGGGTGATGGGGGGCGTCAGGCGGTGGAGGTGCTGTGGGCACCGGGGCCCGGTCGGCTCCGGATGGCGGTGGGGGCAACGGTCTCGTCGCAGGTCCAGCACACGAAGTGCTGGTCGAGCACGTCGCCGCAGCGACCGTGGACGAGGTCGAGCGGCGGGCCGTCGTCGGGGCTCAGGTGCTTGTCGCCCCAGCGCATCAGCGCCACCAGGGCGGGGGAGAGGTCGATGCCCTTGGGCGTGAGCCGGTACTCGTAGCGCTCGGGACGGGTCTGGTAGCGGCGGCGCTCCATGACCCCGTGGTCGACGAGCTTGCCGAGGCGGTTGGCGAGGAGGTTCCGGGCGATGCCGAGGTCGCGCTGGAAGGCGTCGAAGCGACGAACGCCTCGGAAGGCGTCGCGGAGGATGAGGAGGGTCCACCGGTCACCGATGACCTCGAGGGTGCGGGCGATCGAGCAGTCCTGCTGGCGGGAGACGTCGAGGGCGGGCTCGGGCACCGAGGGAAGATAGCACGTCGGTTTCGATTCAGAACTGACTCCGGCGGGGGACCGGTGCAGCCCCCGGTAGCCTGTCGCCCGGTCCAGACATGACCGGCGCCTCACCACCCCTCTCACGCAGCACCTCCGGGCTCCTGCTCGCCCTCTTCTTCGCTTCGGGCTTCGCCGCGCTCGTCTACCAGGTGCTCTGGGCGCGCCAGCTGGGCCTGCTGCTCGGGAGCACGGCGCAGTCGGCGGCGTTGACCATCGCCATCTTCTTCACGGGCATCGCCGCCGGCGGGTGGTTCTGGGGCCAGCGCTCCACCGCAGGTTCCAGCAGCCTTCGCCTCTTCGGACTCGTCGAGGTCGGGGTCGCGCTCACCGCCCTCGGCCACTTCGTCGTGATCGATGCCTACCACGCCGTCCAACCCGCCCTCTTTCGCCTCATGGACGCGCCAGCGCTCGACACGGTCACCAAGGCAGTGATCGCTGCCTCGCTGCTCCTGCCGCCGTCGTTCCTCATGGGGGGCACCCTGCCGCTCATGGGCCAGCACCTGGTCCGCCGGCCGAGCCGGCTGGCCAGGACCGGCACCGTGCTCTACGGGGTCAACACCGCCGGGTCGGCCACGGGCGCCCTCGCGGCAGGCTTCGTCCTGCCCCTGGCCCTGGGGCTGCGGGGGACGTACCTGCTCGCCGTGGGCGTCGATCTGGTCGTCGGCGTGGTAGCCGTCTCCCTGGCACGGCGGGAGCAGACGATCCCCCTCCCCCAACCGGAGCGCCTGCCCGCCCGTGAGACGCCCCCACCTGTTGGGGGTGTGGTGCCCCGGGTGGTGTGGGTGGTGGCCCTGACCTCGGGCTTCGCCACGCTCGCGGTGGAAGTGGTGTGGACCCGTCTCTTCGCCCAGGTGCTGCAGAACTCCGCCTACACCTATGCCCTCGTCCTCACCACCTTCCTGGTCGCGCTGGCCCTCGGCGCCGCCCTCGCCAACCTGTTGAGCCGGATCCGCCGGCCCGGCCCGGAGGTCCTGCTCGGCTGCCTCCTCCTGGTCGCCGGCTACCTGGTGGCTCTCTCACCGTGGCTCCTGCACCAGATGACCGGCGGG comes from the Acidimicrobiales bacterium genome and includes:
- the cofH gene encoding 5-amino-6-(D-ribitylamino)uracil--L-tyrosine 4-hydroxyphenyl transferase CofH, with the protein product MPPIDLITAPLDALLAEAASIRDRAHGTRVTYSPKVFIPLTHLCRDRCGYCTFAQPPARVTAPYLSSDEVLDIARAGAAAGCHEALFTLGERPELRYPAAAEWLAANGHDSTVDHLVAMCRLVLEETGLLPHANAGALGIDELARLRPVSASQGMMLESLNPDLAAHRGSPDKEPARRLATLEAAGELAIPFTTGILVGIGESREDRIEALEAIVASHRRHGHVQEVIVQNFLPKAGTAMHTAEPCPEDEYLWSVAVARLLLPPEVHLQAPPNLSDDFGRLLDAGIDDWGGVSPVTPDHVNPERPWPAIERLAVATEARGKVLAPRLTVYPEHVRDPQRWLDPALRFPVMDRSDAEGLGRDSAWSAGGDTPPPMILVGTPRAGGAVAEVLAGVRAGAEVGEDEIVTLFSARGTEIGAVAEVADELRQRAVGDAVTWVANRNINYTNVCTFKCRFCAFSKGPLSLNLRGNPYLLTLEDIQGRVIEAVQEGATEVCLQGGIHPDFDGDYYIDVTRAVADVAPGIHIHGFTALEVTEGAKRLGEPLADYLRRLMSAGLNTLPGTAAEILDDEVRAELCSDKVDTEEWLDAHRTAHSVGLRSNITIMFGSIERPHHWARHLIRTRALQKETGGFTEFVPLPFVHMAAPMYLQRKSRRGPTFRESLLMHAVGRIAYAGWVDNIQVSWVKMGRDGVRQALRAGVNDMGGTLMDENISRAAGATHGQRMTQATFEEWVAPVGRRLEQRTTLYGRVPLVI
- a CDS encoding helix-turn-helix domain-containing protein is translated as MPEPALDVSRQQDCSIARTLEVIGDRWTLLILRDAFRGVRRFDAFQRDLGIARNLLANRLGKLVDHGVMERRRYQTRPERYEYRLTPKGIDLSPALVALMRWGDKHLSPDDGPPLDLVHGRCGDVLDQHFVCWTCDETVAPTAIRSRPGPGAHSTSTA